A window of the Thalassophryne amazonica chromosome 11, fThaAma1.1, whole genome shotgun sequence genome harbors these coding sequences:
- the foxi3b gene encoding forkhead box protein I3b encodes MSSFETPGQSPPRCGPQFPTPGQEPPELSMYSDCYYPPPSLPSPQRTTPTSYNMTDYTTSSPNPYLWFNSSGINTSPYLATAGPPGNPGPPFVPQHYGMQRPYLGHAGAGGPGGELSWFSLPSQEDLMKLVRPPYSYSALIAMAIHGAPDRRLTLSQIYQYVADNFPFYNKSKAGWQNSIRHNLSLNDCFKKVPRDEDDPGKGNYWTLDPNCEKMFDNGNFRRKRKRKTDSVSADDGGSGAPESGDNEQGSPKHPSNPALNICLTPDKIPSPTSSGVTPCLNSFLTEMSTVTAGPGNEVGGDGLSRALQINLPLDSSQRPTQPGSFGSYSQSSSSPEWVPQVPPPPALPSSPTHSSLGYTSPVLSPFNGHFYSGLSATGIIYHHDGTEV; translated from the exons ATGTCTTCATTCGAGACTCCAGGTCAGTCTCCTCCAAGATGTGGGCCGCAGTTCCCTACCCCAGGCCAGGAACCACCTGAGCTCAGCATGTACAGTGACTGTTACTACCCTCCTCCTTCATTGCCAAGTCCTCAGCGTACCACACCGACATCCTACAACATGACTGACTACACCACCTCCTCTCCAAACCCTTATCTCTGGTTCAACAGCTCCGGGATCAACACATCACCATACCTAGCAACTGCAGGCCCTCCAGGGAATCCAGGGCCCCCCTTTGTTCCTCAGCACTACGGTATGCAGAGGCCTTATCTGGGTCATGCTGGGGCAGGGGGTCCAGGTGGGGAACTGAGTTGGTTCTCTCTTCCCTCACAAGAGGATCTGATGAAGTTGGTGCGGCCCCCTTACTCCTACTCTGCACTCATCGCTATGGCTATTCATGGGGCCCCGGACAGGAGACTGACACTAAGTCAAATTTATCAATATGTAGCTGATAATTTCCCTTTCTACAACAAAAGCAAGGCTGGATGGCAAAATTCCATAAGACACAATCTGTCACTCAATGACTGCTTCAAAAAAGTACCACGAGACGAGGATGATCCAG GCAAGGGAAACTACTGGACACTTGACCCAAACTGTGAAAAGATGTTTGACAATGGAAACTTCCGCCGCAAGAGGAAGAGAAAGACTGACTCTGTCTCTGCTGACGATGGTGGGTCAGGGGCTCCTGAATCAGGTGACAACGAGCAAGGCAGTCCCAAGCACCCCAGCAACCCTGCCCTTAATATCTGTCTCACACCAGACAAGATTCCCTCGCCGACATCCTCAGGTGTAACACCTTGTCTGAACAGCTTCCTAACTGAGATGTCTACGGTAACCGCTGGACCTGGTAATGAGGTGGGAGGTGATGGGCTCAGCAGGGCTCTTCAGATCAACCTTCCCTTGGACAGTTCTCAAAGGCCCACACAGCCTGGAAGCTTTGGTAGTTACTCCCAGAGTTCAAGTAGCCCGGAGTGGGTACCGCAAGTGCCACCTCCACCTGCACTCCCCTCCTCGCCCACCCACTCTTCTCTTGGGTACACCAGCCCTGTCTTGAGCCCATTCAATGGCCATTTCTACTCTGGACTGAGCGCAACAGGAATCATCTACCACCACGATGGCACAGAGGTTTAA